CGCGCTCCCGGGCCTGAAGTGCCGCTTCACGGACCGGACCGCGGTGCGCGGGCCCGTGCCCGGGGAGAAGGAGATCGCCGTCCAGCGCGGCGAGTATCTCCAGCGAGGCCACGGCACGGGGCCGTTCGTGGTGGAACATGTCCGGCAGCAGCTGCGGCCCCTTGACCCGCGAGGTGGGGTGACCGCTCACCAGGGCGTCGCCCGAGATCACCACGCCCTTGCCCGGGAGGTGGTACGCGGCGTGCCCGTCGGTGTGGCCGGGCGTCGGCACCGGGACGGGCCGGCCGGGAAGATCGAGCGGGCCCGCCGCCGGGAACGCCTGCGGAGAGGCGACCGGCACGTGGGCGGTGCCGCCCGAACGGATCGCGTGCACGGCCCACGGCAGCACACCGGGGCGCCAGCCGTTCTTCAGGACCGTCCCGACGCTTACCTGGTGCAGGAACTCCCGGCGGGCGTGCGGCACTTCGTCCTCGTGCAGGTACACCGGAGTGCCGTAGGCGCCGCGCAGGTACTCCGCGGAGCCCAGGTGGTCGTTGTGGGCGTGGGTGATGAGCACGGCCGAGACCGCCTCCGGTGAACTGCCCACCTCCGCGAGGGAGGCGAGCAGCTGCTCCCGGTCCCCGGGGTAGCCGGTGTCGACCAGGGTCGCGGCGTCCCCCTCCGTGAGGATCACCCAGTTGGTGTTGCTGCCGTGCACCAGATAGGTGTCGTCGGCGACTTGCCGCACGTCTACCCGCATGATCGTCCCCGTGATGAGGTCCCAGCTCGACGGACACAGCAAAGCAGATCATGAGGGAGGCGGAGGGGGCGGGTCCGGTCGCATGCCGAACAGGAAGCGGGTGATCCGAGTCCTGCGCACGGCGTACTCGTACACCACGAGGATCACGGCCAGGGAAGAGACCACGATGACCACGTACTTCACCACGATGGGGGCGGCCCAGCCCACGGCTCCGTACGCGATGGCGACCAGGACGGGCTGGTGCAGCACGTACAACGGCAGGGCGGCGACCGCGAGATAGGGCAGCACGCGGGAGGACGGCTCACTTCCGGGCGACCCGCGCTCGCGTGACCCGTTCTTGCGTGACCCGTTCTTGCATGACCCGCTCTTGCGTTGCCCGCCCTCCGGTGACCCGCGCTCCCGCGACCCGGCCTCGCGTGGCCCGCCGTCACGTCCCCCGCCGTCGCGCGGCCGATCCAGCAGCCCGAGGATCGCCACCACCCAGCACCAGCCCGCCGCACCGAACAGCGCCCGGGTGAACAGTGCGAAGGTGGTCCTCGCGGTGAACGGATCGTCCTGCGACATGAATCCGGGCGCGGTCCCCAGGAACAGGACGATCCCCAGCACGCCGACGGGAAGGGCGAGTCGGCGCATGGCCGCGCGGATCCGGTCGTCCCCGGCCAGCGCGTGGCCGAGGAGGAAGAACAGCAGATAGGCCCAGCGGTTCCAGCCCGCGAAGCTCTCCTCCATGCCCAGCAGCGCGTTGATCAGGGCGAGCGCCGGCGCGGGCAGGAGGAGCAGGGCGGGCCGCCGCCCCACCGCGCCGCCCGCGCGGTCGCCGGCGGACGCGAGGGGAGCGGCGACCGGCGCGAGGAGGAGGCTGAAGACGAGCAGGAGGACGACGAACCACAGGTGCCCGGTCTCGAAGTGGTCCCCTTCGAGGACGAAGGGGAAGTCGCCGAGGTCCGGGCGGACGGTGAGGAACCGGGGCCAGAACCGCCAGTAGGACTCGTCGTAACCGGGGTCGGCGGCGCGCAGACGCAACCACTGGGGCAGGGGACACAGGACGAGCGTCGCGAAGACCAACGGGACGCCGAGGCGCAGCAGCCGTTCGCGGGCGAATCCGGCCGGCCCGCGACGACGGAGCGAGTACCGGGCGCCGAGACCGGCGACGAGGAACAGCAGGGGCATCGCCCAGACCACACCGAGCCCGGCGACGACTGTCACGGCTTCGGTGGTCTGCGCGTTCTTGACGTAGAAGTCGTCGTCCGGGGAGAAGACCAGAGCGGCGTGGAAGAAGACCAGGCCGAGGACGACGAGGGCACGGAGCATGTCCAGTTCGACCCGTCGGTGAACGGCTGTCGGCCGCCCGGTCTCCGCACTCATCGCGGCCTCCCCCCGGATGTGCGCCAGTGTGGGGGAGCCGTGCGGGGGAGGACAGGGTTCCGTCAGGAACGGGGCTGCCTCCGGCACCGTCCGCCGGAGGCAGCCCCTCGCGCGCAGCTGGAGCGGCCGCCCGTCCGCCTCAGTGCACGCCGTCCGGGCGGAACTGGATGCTGATCCGCGGTCCCGTGGCCCGCGTGGTCTTCGGTATCGAGTGCTCCCAGGTGCGCTGGCAGGAGCCGCCCATCACGATCAAGTCCCCGTGCCCCAGCGGCCGTCGGACCGTGGCGCCGCCGCCGTGCATCGGACGCAGCAGCAGGTCGCGGGGCGTGCCCAC
The nucleotide sequence above comes from Streptomyces sp. NL15-2K. Encoded proteins:
- a CDS encoding acyltransferase, giving the protein MSAETGRPTAVHRRVELDMLRALVVLGLVFFHAALVFSPDDDFYVKNAQTTEAVTVVAGLGVVWAMPLLFLVAGLGARYSLRRRGPAGFARERLLRLGVPLVFATLVLCPLPQWLRLRAADPGYDESYWRFWPRFLTVRPDLGDFPFVLEGDHFETGHLWFVVLLLVFSLLLAPVAAPLASAGDRAGGAVGRRPALLLLPAPALALINALLGMEESFAGWNRWAYLLFFLLGHALAGDDRIRAAMRRLALPVGVLGIVLFLGTAPGFMSQDDPFTARTTFALFTRALFGAAGWCWVVAILGLLDRPRDGGGRDGGPREAGSRERGSPEGGQRKSGSCKNGSRKNGSRERGSPGSEPSSRVLPYLAVAALPLYVLHQPVLVAIAYGAVGWAAPIVVKYVVIVVSSLAVILVVYEYAVRRTRITRFLFGMRPDPPPPPPS
- a CDS encoding MBL fold metallo-hydrolase — encoded protein: MRVDVRQVADDTYLVHGSNTNWVILTEGDAATLVDTGYPGDREQLLASLAEVGSSPEAVSAVLITHAHNDHLGSAEYLRGAYGTPVYLHEDEVPHARREFLHQVSVGTVLKNGWRPGVLPWAVHAIRSGGTAHVPVASPQAFPAAGPLDLPGRPVPVPTPGHTDGHAAYHLPGKGVVISGDALVSGHPTSRVKGPQLLPDMFHHERPRAVASLEILAALDGDLLLPGHGPAHRGPVREAALQARERAL